One Theropithecus gelada isolate Dixy chromosome 3, Tgel_1.0, whole genome shotgun sequence genomic window carries:
- the TMEM176B gene encoding transmembrane protein 176B isoform X1, which translates to MTATELGSVSQRPNGWGRMTQNTVIVNGVAVASTPSQPSHINVHIHQESTLTQLLKAGSSLKKFLFHPGDTVPSTARIGYEQLALGVTQILLGVVSCALGVCFCLGPWTVLCASGCAFWAGSVAIAAGAGAIVHEKHPGKLAGYVSILLTLAGFATAVAAVVLCVNSFIWQTEPFLYIDTVCDPSDVVIPTTGYRWQSQENQWQKEECRAYMQMLRKLFTAICALFLAVCVLKVIVSLASLGVNLGNLCGQSSQPLNEEGSEKRLLGENSVPPSPSREQTSTVIVL; encoded by the exons ATGACAGCAACAGAACTTGGATCCGTGTCCCAACGGCCAAA TGGTTGGG GCAGGATGACCCAAAACACGGTGATTGTGAATGGAGTTGCTGTGGCCTCTACGCCATCCCAGCCCTCCCACATCAACGTCCACATCCACCAGGAGTCAACTTTGACACAACTGCTGAAAGCTGGAAGTTCtctgaagaaatttctttttcaccctgGCGACACTGTGCCTTCCACAGCCAGGATTGGTTATGAGCAGCTGGCTCTAGGG GTGACTCAGATATTGCTGGGGGTTGTGAGTTGTGCTCTTGGAGTGTGTTTCTGCTTGGGGCCCTGGACTGTGCTGTGTGCCTCAGGCTGTGCCTTCTGGGCGGGGTCTGTG GCGATCGCAGCAGGAGCTGGGGCCATTGTCCATGAGAAGCACCCGGGCAAACTTGCT GGCTATGTATCCATCCTGCTCACCCTGGCAGGCTTTGCTACAGCTGTGGCTGCTGTTGTCCTCTGCGTGAATAGCTTCATCTGGCAAACTGAACCCTTTTTATACATTGACACCGTGTGTGATCCCTCGGACGTCGTCATCCCTACCACTGGGTACAGATGGCAAAGTCAAGAGAACCAATGGCAGAAGGAGGAGTGTAGAGCTTACATGCAGATGCTGAGG AAGTTGTTCACAGCAATCTGTGCCCTGTTCCTGGCTGTCTGTGTCTTGAAAGTCATTGTGTCCTTGGCTTCCTTGGGAGTGAATCTTGGAAACTTGTGTGGCCAGAGCTCCCAGCCCCTG aatgagGAAGGATCAGAGAAGAGACTACTGGGGGAGAATTCGGTGCCCCCCTCACCCTCTAGGGAGCAGACCTCCACTGTCATTGTCCTGTGA
- the TMEM176A gene encoding transmembrane protein 176A, with product METADSNEMALEAPQPTHVDVHIHQESALAKLLLTCCSALQPRTTQARGSSRLLVASWVMQIVLGILSAVLGGFFYIRDYTLLVTSGAAIWTGAVAVLAGATAFIYEKQGGTYWALLRTLLALAAFFTAIAALKLWNEDFRYGYYYDSICHISTSSGWITPAPTDSPEEVRRLHLCTSFLYMLKALIRTLHAMLLGVWILLFLASLAPLWLYCWRKFPTKGKRHQKEMLEVS from the exons ATGGAGACAGCCGACAGTAATGAGATGGCCCTGGAGGCCCCACAACCCACCCACGTCGATGTGCACATCCACCAGGAGTCTGCCCTGGCCAAGCTCCTGCTGACCTGCTGCTCTGCACTGCAGCCCCGGACCACCCAGGCCAGGGGCAGCAGCCGGCTGCTGGTGGCCTCGTGG GTGATGCAGATTGTGCTGGGGATCTTGAGTGCAGTCCTGGGAGGATTTTTCTACATCCGCGACTATACCCTCCTGGTCACCTCGGGAGCTGCCATCTGGACAGGGGCTGTG GCTGTGCTAGCTGGAGCTACTGCCTTCATTTATGAGAAACAGGGTGGTACCTACTGG gcCCTGCTGAGGACTCTGCTAGCGCTAGCAGCCTTCTTCACAGCCATCGCTGCCCTCAAACTTTGGAATGAAGATTTCCGATATGGCTATTATTACGACAGTATCTGCCACATCTCCACCTCGAGTGGCTGGATCACCCCAGCCCCCACTGACAGTCCAGAAGAAGTCAGAAGGCTACACCTGTGTACCTCCTTCCTGTACATGCTAAAG GCCTTAATCCGTACCCTTCATGCCATGCTCTTGGGTGTCTGGATTCTGCTGTTTCTGGCATCTCTGGCCCCTCTGTGGCTGTACTGCTGGAGAAAGTTCCCAACCAAAGGG aAAAGACACCAGAAGGAGATGTTGGAAGTGAGCTGA
- the TMEM176B gene encoding transmembrane protein 176B isoform X2, whose product MTQNTVIVNGVAVASTPSQPSHINVHIHQESTLTQLLKAGSSLKKFLFHPGDTVPSTARIGYEQLALGVTQILLGVVSCALGVCFCLGPWTVLCASGCAFWAGSVAIAAGAGAIVHEKHPGKLAGYVSILLTLAGFATAVAAVVLCVNSFIWQTEPFLYIDTVCDPSDVVIPTTGYRWQSQENQWQKEECRAYMQMLRKLFTAICALFLAVCVLKVIVSLASLGVNLGNLCGQSSQPLNEEGSEKRLLGENSVPPSPSREQTSTVIVL is encoded by the exons ATGACCCAAAACACGGTGATTGTGAATGGAGTTGCTGTGGCCTCTACGCCATCCCAGCCCTCCCACATCAACGTCCACATCCACCAGGAGTCAACTTTGACACAACTGCTGAAAGCTGGAAGTTCtctgaagaaatttctttttcaccctgGCGACACTGTGCCTTCCACAGCCAGGATTGGTTATGAGCAGCTGGCTCTAGGG GTGACTCAGATATTGCTGGGGGTTGTGAGTTGTGCTCTTGGAGTGTGTTTCTGCTTGGGGCCCTGGACTGTGCTGTGTGCCTCAGGCTGTGCCTTCTGGGCGGGGTCTGTG GCGATCGCAGCAGGAGCTGGGGCCATTGTCCATGAGAAGCACCCGGGCAAACTTGCT GGCTATGTATCCATCCTGCTCACCCTGGCAGGCTTTGCTACAGCTGTGGCTGCTGTTGTCCTCTGCGTGAATAGCTTCATCTGGCAAACTGAACCCTTTTTATACATTGACACCGTGTGTGATCCCTCGGACGTCGTCATCCCTACCACTGGGTACAGATGGCAAAGTCAAGAGAACCAATGGCAGAAGGAGGAGTGTAGAGCTTACATGCAGATGCTGAGG AAGTTGTTCACAGCAATCTGTGCCCTGTTCCTGGCTGTCTGTGTCTTGAAAGTCATTGTGTCCTTGGCTTCCTTGGGAGTGAATCTTGGAAACTTGTGTGGCCAGAGCTCCCAGCCCCTG aatgagGAAGGATCAGAGAAGAGACTACTGGGGGAGAATTCGGTGCCCCCCTCACCCTCTAGGGAGCAGACCTCCACTGTCATTGTCCTGTGA
- the TMEM176B gene encoding transmembrane protein 176B isoform X3 — protein sequence MTQNTVIVNGVAVASTPSQPSHINVHIHQESTLTQLLKAGSSLKKFLFHPGDTVPSTARIGYEQLALGAIAAGAGAIVHEKHPGKLAGYVSILLTLAGFATAVAAVVLCVNSFIWQTEPFLYIDTVCDPSDVVIPTTGYRWQSQENQWQKEECRAYMQMLRKLFTAICALFLAVCVLKVIVSLASLGVNLGNLCGQSSQPLNEEGSEKRLLGENSVPPSPSREQTSTVIVL from the exons ATGACCCAAAACACGGTGATTGTGAATGGAGTTGCTGTGGCCTCTACGCCATCCCAGCCCTCCCACATCAACGTCCACATCCACCAGGAGTCAACTTTGACACAACTGCTGAAAGCTGGAAGTTCtctgaagaaatttctttttcaccctgGCGACACTGTGCCTTCCACAGCCAGGATTGGTTATGAGCAGCTGGCTCTAGGG GCGATCGCAGCAGGAGCTGGGGCCATTGTCCATGAGAAGCACCCGGGCAAACTTGCT GGCTATGTATCCATCCTGCTCACCCTGGCAGGCTTTGCTACAGCTGTGGCTGCTGTTGTCCTCTGCGTGAATAGCTTCATCTGGCAAACTGAACCCTTTTTATACATTGACACCGTGTGTGATCCCTCGGACGTCGTCATCCCTACCACTGGGTACAGATGGCAAAGTCAAGAGAACCAATGGCAGAAGGAGGAGTGTAGAGCTTACATGCAGATGCTGAGG AAGTTGTTCACAGCAATCTGTGCCCTGTTCCTGGCTGTCTGTGTCTTGAAAGTCATTGTGTCCTTGGCTTCCTTGGGAGTGAATCTTGGAAACTTGTGTGGCCAGAGCTCCCAGCCCCTG aatgagGAAGGATCAGAGAAGAGACTACTGGGGGAGAATTCGGTGCCCCCCTCACCCTCTAGGGAGCAGACCTCCACTGTCATTGTCCTGTGA